The following proteins come from a genomic window of Microbacterium sp. SY138:
- a CDS encoding F0F1 ATP synthase subunit delta encodes MGSATTQALAASIKTLAAAKDVTLDTARELFAAAHAVSESSQLSGALADPSAPAAARQNVVAAVFGGFSAGAQGVLKTAVAERWSHAGELVDGIEELAIRAAAIAEPGTDIEGELFGFSRVIAANPELELALGSRVGGEDAKSALVERLLAEGSTSAATTLIITSLVREPRGRRVRRLLNRAMSVVSSQRGRVVATVHTAAPLSDAQRARLSDSLSRRYDGQVSLNVVIDPAVVGGLRVQIADDVIDGSISARLADLRQKLAG; translated from the coding sequence ATGGGCAGCGCGACCACTCAGGCACTCGCGGCATCCATCAAGACGCTTGCCGCAGCGAAGGACGTCACTCTCGACACCGCGCGGGAGCTGTTCGCTGCCGCGCATGCCGTGAGCGAGTCGTCCCAGCTGAGCGGCGCGCTTGCTGATCCTTCCGCACCCGCCGCGGCACGACAGAACGTCGTCGCCGCGGTGTTCGGCGGGTTCTCCGCAGGCGCCCAGGGCGTCTTGAAGACCGCCGTCGCCGAGCGCTGGTCCCACGCGGGTGAGCTCGTCGACGGTATCGAGGAGCTCGCGATCCGCGCCGCAGCGATCGCGGAGCCCGGCACGGACATCGAGGGGGAGCTCTTCGGATTCTCCCGGGTGATCGCGGCGAACCCCGAGCTCGAACTCGCTCTGGGCAGCCGCGTCGGTGGAGAAGACGCCAAGAGTGCACTCGTCGAGCGCCTCCTGGCCGAAGGCTCCACCAGCGCCGCGACGACGCTGATCATCACGTCGCTCGTGCGCGAGCCGCGCGGGCGACGGGTCCGACGGCTGCTGAACCGGGCGATGAGCGTCGTCTCGAGCCAGCGTGGTCGAGTGGTCGCCACGGTGCACACCGCGGCCCCTCTCAGCGACGCGCAGCGCGCCCGTCTCAGCGACTCGCTCTCGCGTCGCTACGACGGCCAGGTATCGCTCAACGTCGTCATCGACCCTGCCGTCGTCGGAGGCCTGCGCGTGCAGATCGCCGATGACGTCATCGACGGCAGCATCTCCGCACGACTCGCCGACCTTCGCCAGAAGCTCGCGGGCTAA
- a CDS encoding F0F1 ATP synthase subunit B has protein sequence MLNALVTNLAAEEGAVNNPLIPAWYDIIWSGLWFLIILIVVWKVALPKLTKMLDERSAAIEGNIAKADEAQKQAEAALEEYTRQLAEARTEAGEIREAAREDGKKIVAEAKDAATAEAARITATAHTQIEAERQTALVSLRSEVGSLALDLAGGVVGETLSDDARATAVVDRFLAELEASEKAAQ, from the coding sequence ATGCTGAACGCTCTTGTCACGAACCTCGCAGCAGAGGAGGGCGCGGTCAACAACCCGCTCATCCCGGCGTGGTACGACATCATCTGGTCGGGCCTCTGGTTCCTCATCATCCTCATCGTCGTGTGGAAGGTCGCCCTTCCCAAGCTGACGAAGATGCTCGACGAGCGGTCCGCCGCCATCGAGGGCAACATCGCCAAGGCCGACGAGGCGCAGAAGCAGGCGGAGGCGGCACTCGAGGAGTACACGCGTCAGCTCGCCGAGGCGCGTACCGAGGCCGGCGAGATCCGCGAGGCCGCCCGCGAGGACGGCAAGAAGATCGTCGCCGAGGCGAAGGACGCCGCGACCGCCGAGGCCGCACGCATCACCGCCACCGCGCACACGCAGATCGAAGCAGAGCGTCAGACCGCTCTCGTCTCGCTGCGCAGCGAGGTCGGATCGCTCGCTCTCGACCTCGCCGGTGGCGTGGTCGGCGAGACGCTCTCCGACGACGCACGTGCGACGGCTGTCGTCGATCGCTTCCTCGCCGAGCTCGAGGCATCCGAGAAGGCGGCTCAGTAA
- the atpE gene encoding ATP synthase F0 subunit C, whose translation MDATTVLADINGNLAVIGYGLAAIGPAIGVGIVVGKTIEGVARQPELAGRLQVLMWIGIAFTEALAFVGIAVGFIPFP comes from the coding sequence GTGGACGCAACTACGGTTCTCGCTGACATCAACGGCAACCTCGCGGTGATCGGCTACGGCCTCGCAGCCATCGGCCCGGCCATCGGTGTGGGCATCGTCGTGGGCAAGACCATCGAGGGCGTCGCTCGTCAGCCCGAGCTGGCCGGCCGTCTCCAGGTCCTCATGTGGATCGGTATCGCCTTCACCGAGGCGCTTGCATTCGTCGGCATCGCCGTCGGATTCATCCCCTTCCCGTAA